A genomic window from Prunus persica cultivar Lovell chromosome G2, Prunus_persica_NCBIv2, whole genome shotgun sequence includes:
- the LOC18787430 gene encoding glutathione S-transferase DHAR2: protein MALEIAVKAAVGAPDVLGDCPFCQRVLLTLEEKKVPYKFHLISFSDKPKWFTEVNPEGKVPVVKFDDKWVADSDVIVGIIEEKYPEPSLKTPPEFASVGSKIFGSFVTFVKSKDPSDGSEQALVNELKALDEHLKAHGPYIAGEKITAADLSLAPKLFHLKVALGHFKKWTVPEDLTSYYKYTELLFSKESFVKTKTEEKYVIAGWESKVNP from the exons GCCCTTTCTGCCAAAGGGTTCTTCTAACGTTGGAGGAGAAGAAAGTACCTTACAAGTTTCACCTCATCAGTTTCAGCGACAAACCCAAATG GTTTACCGAAGTGAATCCAGAGGGAAAGGTGCCTGTGGTGAAGTTCGATGACAAATGGGTGGCTGATTCTGATGTGATTGTTGGGATTATTGAGGAAAAATACCCTGAACCTTCTCTCAAAACTCCTCCTGAATTTGCTTCTGT GGGATCAAAGATATTTGGTTCATTCGTGACATTTGTGAAGAGTAAGGATCCCAGTGATGGGTCAGAACAGGCTTTGGTTAATGAGCTGAAGGCATTGGATGAGCATCTTAAGGCGCAT GGTCCATATATTGCTGGGGAGAAGATCACTGCCGCAGATCTAAGCTTGGCACCAAAACTGTTCCATCTCAAGGTGGCCCTTGGCCATTTCAAGAAGTGGACTGTTCCTGAAGACTTGACCAGTTACTATAAGTACACTGAG CTGCTTTTCTCAAAGGAATCTTTTGTGAAGACCAAAACTGAAGAGAAATATGTGATTGCCGGCTGGGAGTCGAAGGTCAATCCATGA
- the LOC18784986 gene encoding uncharacterized protein LOC18784986 produces the protein MGDSSSASYIHMVQHLIEKCLIYHMSKEECMEALSKHANIEPVITSTVWNELEKVNKEFFEAYAQSQNKGDRMSEEETSQLIQKMISDSKDSDD, from the exons ATGGGAGATTCTTCATCAGCATCGTACATACACATG GTGCAGCACCTGATAGAGAAGTGCCTGATCTACCACATGAGTAAAGAAGAGTGCATGGAAGCTCTGTCTAAGCATGCAAACATCGAGCCTGTCATCACCTCCACCG TTTGGAATGAACTGGAGAAAGTGAACAAGGAGTTCTTCGAGGCGTATGCACAGTCTCAAAACAAAGGAGATCGAATGTCAGAGGAAGAGACAAGCCAATTGATCCAAAAGATGATATCGGATTCCAAAGATTCCGACGACTAG